In Sulfitobacter sp. LCG007, the sequence CCGATTCCGCGACGCTGGAAGGCGAACCGGGCACGGCGTTTCCGAACGACTGTCTCGGCCACCCGGACGGAACGGAAGTCGACAATATCGAGGATCTCGACACCATCGTTGGCTATCTGGCCGAGACGACGCGGCCGCATGGTTTCGCGATCTCAGAAACGCAGTTCCAGATCTTCATCATCAACGCCTCGCGAAGGCTTTTCAGCGACCGTTTCTTCACCTCGGGCTATCGGCCCGAATTCTATTCGTCCTTCGGTCTCGACTGGATCAACTACAACGGACCGGAGAAGATGATGGAACCCGAGGATGACAACGGGCACAGCATCGAGGTGCTGCCGATGAAACGCGTGCTGATGCGCAACCTGCCCGAGTTGCGGGGCGAGCTTGAGCATGTGGTCAATGCCTTCGATCCATGGGCGCGCGACCGGGGAGAGTACTATTCGCTGGACTGGAAGCCGCGCGAGGGTGCGCAAGGCGACGTATCGTTTCGATAGAACACGCGCCGGGGCGGGCCACAGGAGGGGCGGAGAATGCGACAGACGATCTGGAAGGTGCGGCGATGGTTCTGGGACACCATCTCGATCGTGATCTTCAAGGGCAAGAAGGTCGAGCGTATCCCGCTGCCGCCTCGGGATGCGCCCGGCCTGAAGGCGATCCCGATCTCTAAGCGGATCCCCGACATCGGCATCCACAATGCTCTGCTGGGCGATCACATTCCGAAGGACGAGGCCAGCGCGAAGATGCTCTGGGTCTTTCGGTTCCGTCTGCTGATGTTCAAGATCTTCGGGCCGATGCAGGAAGGTCTGCCCGAGATCGACGCGGACATCCGCAAGGCCATGGCCGAGGCCTATCCCGAGAAGTACCGCAAGCTGTTCCGCGCGCCCGAGATGCCCGCCGAGATGGCCGGTTCCGGCCTGCCGGATCTTGGGCTGATGGCTGTCGCGAGCCCATATGCCGGCTTTCTTCATCGCGACGATGCGGGCAACCTCGTCTGGGATTTCCGCGATCTCGAAGGGCTCGAGGTTCATGAGGGATATCGTCCGCTCGGGGGCAGGGTCTTCTTCGAGGTCGAGGGTCGCAAGCTTGTCGCGACCCGCATCGAGACCCCGGAAGGCATCTCGCGCCCTGGCGATGCCGGCTGGGACCGGGCCAGGGCCGCGGCGCTCTGTTCGGCCTCGACGCAGACTTCGCTGGTGACGCATTTCAACCATGTGCACCTTGCCTGCGGCGAGCCCTTCGCCATCGCCACGCGCAACGAGTTTCGCCACGACCACCCGATCTGCCGCCTGATCTGGCCGCATGCCTTCGGCACGCAGAACAGCAACTATCTCGTGACTCGGCTTCAGCTCGTGAAGGGAGGCGCCTTCGAGACCATGTTCTCGCTGACGCACGAGGCTCTGTGGACGCTATTTGACAAGACCTATGGCGACTATCGCGCCAGCGTGATCGTCCCGCCGCTCGACTGGGAGGACAGAGGGCTTGCGGATCTCGACATCGACACGCCCGTGCAGGACAACCTGACCGAACTTTATCAGGTGATGCACGCTCATGCGCAGCGCTACATCGAGAATTACTACGCTTCGGACGAAACGCTGCGGGCCGACCGGCAGGTGGCAGGCTGGCTGGCCGCGCTCGAACATCTCGTTCCCAACGGGCTCGGCACGATCCTGCGCGGAGAGCCAAGCCGCGAGGGCCTCGCCCGGCTGATCGGAGGCTTCATCTACATGGCCTCTGTCACCCACGAGTTTCTCGGATCCTACATGTGGGACTATCAGCTCTGGGTCGATCGCAATCCGGTTCGGATCCGCAGGGACGGGCGGCGCATTCCGGTTGACGTGTTTCAGAAGGTGATCAACGGCAACTTCAACCTCAACGTGAACCGCGCCGTCCTGATGCAGGATCTCTCCTATTTCGCCGTAGACGACGCGGGCCGGCGGCTGTTCTGGCAATTCGAACAGGAGCTCAGGGCGTTGCAGATCGACATGGGGCGCCGCCCGCACGCCACCTGGCGCGTGACGCCGGACCGGCTGGACGCGAACATCAACGCCTGAGGCCGCGTGAGTTCAGTCGACTTCCCTGCGCTCTTCCAGCGCAAGGGACGGGACAGCCGTCGCCACCTTCGGCGCGAGTGCCGCGATTTCCGCCTCGATCTTTTCGGACATCATCTGCCAGCGGATGTGACCGACCGCATTCTTGGCCTCGCGCAGAACGTCGAGCGCTTCGGCGCGGCGACGCAATGCCCTGAGCGCCGCTGCCTTGTCGAAGAGCGCCTGGGCCGCGATGCCGAACATGTCGTTTTCCAGCCCGATTCGCGCCGCCTCGTCGAAATGCGCAATCGCCCTGGATTTCGCGAAGGGAATGGACCGCAGCAGGAACAGCGCGTTCTTCAGCAGAACGGAGAAGCTGGGCCGTTCGCCGCCGCTGGCGAGCTTCAGATAGATCTCGCCGAGAACGATATGGCCCATCGCCTCGTTGTGGACGTTGCCAAGCGCGACCCCCTCGGTCACACAACGCTCGATCCACGCCACGCCCCGGGCAAGATCGCCGTCGGCGACCATCGCAACGCCGGTCGGCATGTCGGCGACGTTGTAGATCGACAGGAAGCCCTTTCCCTCCAGCGATCTGGAGAGGTCCTGCAGCACCTTCAGCCCGCCCGCACCGTCGCCGGACAGCGCCATGGCGAGCCCCTTCAGCGCCGTCGAGATGCTTCTGTCGATCAGCCCGCCCGAAGATCGCTGACCTTCCTCGGCATAGGCAATGGCGCTTTCGAAGCGCTCCGAATAGCCGTCGTTGAAGGCGACCGCGATGCAGCCGTATCCGACCGAGCCGGGATATTTGCGGGACCGCCCATGTTCGATGGCCCTGATCCCCATCTCGCGCGCGATGTCCATGTCGCCGCGCTGGGAATGGGTCCAGGCCCAGTAGAACTCTGCATACATTCGGATGTAGAGTTCCTTTTCCATGTCCACGGCCGCGCTGGCCTTCTCGAAGAGCGCCCTGTTGCCCTCGAAGGCCTTAGGACTGAAGCGGACACAGTTCTGGTTCATCAGCCCTATGCAGGCATGCGCGATGGTCAGGCGGTCCTGACGTTCCTCGCCGATGGCCATGGCCTCGCGCAGACAGTCCTCGGCCTCGGCGAAACGGAAGACCTGGACATAGGCGACCCCAAGCAGGGACATGGCACGCGGGTAGCTGCGGGTATTCGACAGCGCCCTGAGCGACCCGATGCGCGGCTCGAATGTCGAGATGCTCTTGGCGAAATCCGCCCGCCACTGCTGGACCTCGAGCCAGTGGCGCAGGATGTCGGCATGCAGCTCGGGATCGACGTCCGGCACCCTGGTGTCGATCAGTTCGACCGCCCTCGAAAGGTTTTCATGCGCCATCTCGAGCGAGAACAGCGCGAGATTCTTGCGACCGGCGGCGGCGAGGTACTGCACCTTCTTGTCATGCAGGTCCGAGCGCTCGAAGTGGTAGGCAAGCGTGTCCGCAACCTCGTCGGTCCGGCCCTCGTAGCGCTTTTCTATGGCAAGGCCCACGTCGGCATGGAGCTTGCTGCGCGCGGCCGCCATGAGCGTGTCGTAGATCGCATCCTGCACGAGGACATGCTTGAAGACATAATCCGTGTCGCGATCCTCGACATGTCGCACGAGGTCGTTCTGCTCGGCCTCCGCCAGCAGGTCCTCGACCGGACGCTCCAGGCCCAGCAGCTTGCGGATCAGTTCGCCGTTGAAACGCCGTCCGGCGACCGAGGCGGCCTGCAGCATGCGCCGGGTATCCCGGTTCAACCTGTCGAAGCGATCCATCACCAGGTTCTGCAGGTTGGCCGGAAGCACGACCGCATCCGGTGTGCCTTCGTTCTGCAGGCTGTCCTTGCCGCGCTCCTGCAGAAAGCGCGCGATCTCCTCGGCGTAAAGCGGGTTGCCCTCGACCTTGTCCACGGCAAGCCCGACCATCTGCGCATCGAGCCCGGAAATGCCGAGCCGTTCGAAGAGCAGGCGGATCGTGCCCTCCTTGCTCAGCGGTTGCACCCGAAGCTCCGAGATGCCCCCGATCCGTGTCCACGGCGGCACGTGGTAGGGGCGGAATGCGAAGACGAGCATGAGGCCCAGACCTTCCTCGCGCATCTGCACGATGCGATCGAGCAGCGCCTCGGAATCCGGGTCGACCCAGTGAAGATCCTCGATGAAAAGCACGACCTTGCGCAGACGGGAGGCCTGCCAGAGCAGTTCCATGAGAAGATCCCGCATGCGCTGGCCGGCAATATCGGCGTTCATGGCGGGCGCCGACGCACCCTCGTCATCGAGCGACAGCAGCATCATGAGATAGGGCAGGGCGTCCGGCGTGGCGAATTCGATCTCATCCATCTTCGAGGCGAGCTTCGCCTCGACGGCCTCGCGGCTGTCCTGTCGGCTGATGCCAAAGGCGCCGCGAACCAGGTCCACGATCGGCAGGAAAGGTGTTCCTGCGCCATCCGCGTGACAATCTCCCTGGAGGAACAGCACGTTTTCCTCGGTCATCAGGCTGCGGCGGAATTCATGCATCAACCGGGATTTGCCGATGCCCGCCTCGCCGATGACATGCACGATCTCGTAGCTGCCCGCGCAGGCGCGTTCGAAGGCGTTCTTGAGGTGGCTTAGCTCGGCACTGCGCTCCTGAAGTCCCGTCAGACCCAGTGTCCGCGAGACGTCGAAACGCGAGACACCCTCATGCGTCGCCTCGAGGCGATACATCTGCTGCGCGCGCGACTTGCCCTTGACCCGGCGGGCCCCGACATCGGTCACCGAGACCTGCCCGCGGATCAGCGACAGCAGCGCATCGCTGACGTAGATCGTTCCCGGTTCGGCTTCGGCCTCGAGGCGTGCGGCAAGGTTCACGGTGTCGCCAATCGCGGTGAACCGCAGACGCTTGTCATCGCCGACCTCGCCGACGACGAGCTGGCCGGCATGGATGCCCACGCGCACCTGGGGGCGCACGCCGTGTTGTGCCTCGAGCTCGTCGCTGACCGCGCCGATCATCGACTGGATCCTCAAGGCGGCGCGGCACGCCCGCAACGGCGCATCCTCCAGCGCCGTGGGCGCACCGAACAACGCCATGATCCCGTCGCCACGAAACTCCTGTACGGAGCCGCCCTGGGAATGCACCGCCTCCATCATCCTTGCCGAGACGATCTGGATCAGACGGAAGGCGGCCTCGTCGCCGATGCGCTCGGCGGTCTCGGTAAAGCCCACGATATCGGCAAAGAGCACCGACACCTGCCGCCTCTGACCCTCGATGCCTGCGACTGCTACCATGTTTCCATATCTCCTGCGCAGGCGGTCACCCAACCGGACTGTCGCAGCATTGTCCCCAGGAGGCATTGCCAGCCGCGCGACTGACATGCGCGGTCTGGCTGCCTGAACTTCAGGCGTCCTGCCACATACATAATCACATCGAGCGTCGTTCCGGGCAAGCTTTCTTGCCGTTTCTGCGCCGCTTACACTTCGGTTATGACGTTTTCTTGTATGGCAAATCGGCTTTGATAGCATCTGTTCTCGCCTGTCGGCGGGACATGTGGCAGCATTTCCCGCTCTAGTTGGAATCTTCGGCGATTTGGGACGCCGATCCCAACTTCCCTCTCGAAACCGCAGAACGTTTGTGCCAGAAATTCCGTGCGTCGCCTGAATTGAGGCGGGCGGTACGGCCTCCCGCCAGGCTCAGCGTGAATGGGAGACCGGGTATCGAACGTTCACTGTTCTCGTTCATCTGGACGCACTCGAAGCGGGACCAGATTCTGCTGCTGGTCTTTACGCTCGCGCTGTTTCCGCTGCTTTTCCTGACCCTCGAACTTCCCAAGCGGATCATCAACGATGCCATCGGCGCGTCGGCCGGAGTGGTCGACGTTCTGGGCGCAGAGATCGCGCAGGTGAACTATCTCTGGCTGCTCTGCGGGGCGTTCCTGCTGTCCGTGCTGGCGCACGGATTGATGAAGATGCGCATCAACACCATGAAGGGCGTCCTCTCCGAGCGCATGCTGCGGCGGCTGCGCTACGGGCTGATCGCACGGATGCTGAGATTCCCGTCGGCCTATTTCCAGCGCACGTCACAGGGCGAACTCGTGTCGATGATCACCGCCGAGACAGAGCCGATGGGCGGCATGATGGGCGACGCGCTGACCCAGCCGGTACTGCAGGCCGGGCAGATGCTGACGATCCTCTTCTTCCTTTTCCTGCAAAGCTTCTGGTTCGGGCTCGCAGCGGTGGCGCTGATCCCGCTGCAGGCCTGGGTGATCCCGAAGCTCCAGCGCCAGATCAACCTGATGAACAAGGAGCGCATCCGCGAGGTTCGCTCGCTGGCGTCGCTGATCGGAGAAAGCGCGGCGGGAGCGGGCACGCTGCGCGCCCATGGCGGCTGGCGCTATCGTCTGGCTCAGATCACGCGCCAGCTCGGGACGCTCTACCAGATCCGATTCCAGATCTACCAGAAGAAGTTCTTCATGAAGTTCATCAACAACTTCATAGGCCAGCTCACGCCGTTCTTCTTCTTCGCCATCGGCGGCTACCTCGTGATAGAGGGCGCGGTTTCGATCGGGGCGCTGGTCGCGGCGCTTGCCGCCTACAAGGACCTCAGCGCGCCCTGGAAGGAACTTCTGGACTATTACAACCAGGCCGCCGACATGACCCTGCGATGGGAGATCCTGCAGGACCGCTTCACGCCGCAGGGAATGCTCGACGAACGGCTCTTCGTGGGCGAGCCTGACGAAATTCCGCGTCTGGACGGCGCGCTCGAGCTTGACGGGGTGACGGTCACGGATGCGGACGGGAACCCGGTGCTCGAGCATGTCAGCGCAACCTTCCCCGCCGGCGCGATGATCGGCATCGAGGCCAAGAGCGACGAGGACCGGCAGGCCTTTTCCGCCGTCATGACGCGCGAGTTGCAGCCGACCATGGGCGAAGTCCGCATCGGCGGGCAGAACATCGCCCGGCTGCATCAGGCCGTGATCGCCGCGCGGATCGGGCACGCGAACTCCCGGCCCGTGCTGTTTCAGGGATCCTTCGGTGAGAATGCGCTGATGCCGCTGCGCGCGCGGCCTGCGCTGTCGGGCGCGCAGGCTCTCCACGTGCTCGGAGAAGAGGCGATCCGGTCAGGCAACAGCTCCGATGCGCTTGACGCGGACTGGCTCGACCCGCGGCTTGCGGGGCTCGAGACCGTAACCGATCTGCGTGCCTGGTGGCTTTCGCTGATCGATGCGATGGGTACGGGGTCAGCCTTCTTCCGCCGCAGTCTGGATCAGAACTGTACCGAGGACATGGACCCGCGGCTTGCCGGACGCCTCGTCGAGGTGCGCCCGAAGGTATGGGACGCGATCTGCGCCGCGGGGCTCGAGCGGCATGTGCACCGTTTCGACCCGGCGCGCTACAACCCGGCCCTGGGCGTGGCCAGCAACCTTTTCTACGCCACCCTGCGCCGTCCCATGGATTACGAGGAACTGGCCGAGCAGACGCGTCTGTTCGAGCTTCTGCGCGAACTCGGGCAGGAAGAGACGCTGCTGGAACTGTCGACCGACGTGATCGAGATGCTGGCCCAGATCTTCGGAACCGACGGAACCGAACATCCGCTGTTCAGGACCGTTGGGCTCGATCCGAAACTGTTCGAGGCTTCGGCCCGCCTGGTGCTCGACAGGAAGGGGCAGTCCCGCAAGCCCCTGACCGAAGCCGAGAAGATCATGCTCATGACGCTCCCGGCGCAGCTACCGGCCGAGCAGTTCGGCTCGGGTTTTTCCGACCGGATCCAGGAGCGCGTGCTGCGTGTGCGTGCCGCACATGCCGAACGGATGCGCGAGGAACTGAGCGACATATTCGTCGGCCTCGATCCCTCCCGCATTGCGCCTGGCCTGTCGGTGCTCGAGAACGCGCTTTACGGGATGATCTCGGACCGGGCGGGTCCCCGGGCCGAGGAGGTGCGCAAGGTCGTCTCGGACGTGCTCGATAGCGAGGGGCTGCGCTCCGACGTCATGCAACTGATCTACGATCTTCAGATGACCCATGCCGGCGCGAACCTTCCGGCGCTTTTCGCCGAGCCGCTGGCGCTCAGCCGGGCGACGGTCAAGCGGCCCGACATCCTCGTGCTCGACCAGATACTGGCCAGCTACGATCACGCGGCCCGGGCCGAGATGCAGAAGAATCTGCGCGCGCTGATGCCCGATACGATGATGATCTGCCTCTCCGACAACTTTCCGGACCCCGACCTTTTCGACATCTTCCTCGAGATCCGTCAGGGCCGGGTCTATTCGCCGGACAGCACGGAGGAAGAGCTCGACGAGGGGCTGGCAGGCGCGGACCTGACACGAAAACTGCGGGCGCTGGAAAGCACCGACCTCTTTTCCGGGCTCAGTCGCAAACAGCTTCGCCTGCTGGCCTTCGGCGCGAAGTGGTACTCTGCGGCGGCGGATGAGGTGATCTTTCACAAGAACGACGATCCCGGCGACGGCGCATACATGATCCTGAGCGGCTCGGCCGGGCTTTACGATCCCATGCCCGACGGATCTCAGGATCTTGTGGCTACCGTGGGACCGGGGCGTCTGGTGGGCGAGCTTGGCCTGATCCGGAACGTGCCCCGTGCCCTGACGATGAAGGCCCATTCCGATGTCGAGGCGCTGCGGCTGGGGGCCGAGGAATTCCTCGCCGTGGTCGAGAACGACGCCTCGACCGCCTACAAGCTGCTGCAGGTCGTCGCGGGCTACGCCGGGCGCTGAGCGCACAGCCCGTCAGTCGAGCCTGGCACTGCTTCCGGGGTCGAACAGATGAAGGTTTTCCGACGGCGTCGACAGCCTCAGTCGGCTGCCGTGCCCTTCGATCCGATGCACGCCGGGAAGGCTGACGGTAACGGGCTCCGGCGTGCCCGACAGGCGGCCGTGCAGCAGCGTGTTCGCCCCGAGCGGTTCGGATAGATGCAGATCCACCTCGACCGGCCCGTTCGGGTCAAGGGTCAGATGCTCCGGCCGGATGCCCAGCTTGACCGGGCCCCGATGCGATGTGCCAAGCGACAGCCGCGCGCCGTTGCCGAGCGTGACGACCCCGTCGTCCGCGACCCCGTCGAGAATGTTCATCGACGGCGAACCGATGAACTGCGCCGCGAAAAGCGTGCGGGGACGTTCATAGACCTCGAGCGGCGTGCCGATCTGCTCGGCGACACCCGCGTTCATCACGATCATCCGGTCTGCCATGGTCATGGCCTCCACCTGATCGTGGGTCACATAAAGCGCCGTGACGCCAAGCTTGGCCTGCAACTCGCGGATTTCGATGCGCATCTGGACCCGCAGCTTGGCATCAAGGTTCGACAGCGGCTCGTCGAAGAGAAAGACCGAAGGCTCGCGCACGATGGCGCGCCCCATGGCGACGCGCTGGCGCTGACCGCCCGAGAGCGCCTTGGGCCGCCGGTCGAGATAATCGGTGAGCTGCAGCAGCGTCGCCGCTTCCTGCACCTTCCGTTCGATCTCGGTCTTCGGCAGTCCCGCGATCTTCAGCCCGTAGCCCATGTTCTGGCGCACCGACATGTGCGGGTAGAGCGCGTAGTTCTGAAACACCATGGCGATGTCGCGGTCCATGGGTTCGACATCGTTCACGCGCCGCCCGCCGATCCGGATTTCGCCTTCCGAAACCGTCTCCAATCCCGCGACCATGCGAAGAAGCGTCGACTTCCCGCAGCCGGAGGGTCCAACGATGACGATGAACTCGCCGTCGGCGATGTCGACGGACACGCCGTGGATCACCTCGTTCGGGCCGAAGCGTTTCTTGACGTCCTGAAGGTCTACTGTGGCCATGGGTGTTATTTCTCGCTGTCGACAAGGCCGCGGATGAAGAGCTTTTGCATCGAGACGACGACGATCACGGGCGGGATCATGGCAAGGATCGAAGTCGCCATGATCACCGGCCAGTCCGCGATGTCGTCACCCGCGGGGAACATCTGGCGGATGCCCATCACGATGGTGTTCATGTCCGGGTCGGTGGTGATGAGGAGGGGCCAGAGATACTGGTTCCAGCCGTAGATGAATAGGATCACGAAGAGCGCGGCGATATTGGTCCGGCTCATCGGCAGCAGGATGTCCCAGAAGAACCGCATCGGGCGTGCCCCGTCGACGCGGGCGGCCTCGGCCAGTTCGTCGGGGACGGTCAGGAAGAACTGGCGGAACAGGAAGGTCGCCGTCGCAGAGGCGATCAGCGGCAGGATCAGGCCGGAATAGCTGTTGAGCATCCCGAAGCCCGCGATCACCTCGTAGGTCGGCACGATACGCACCTCGACCGGCAGCATCAGGGTCAGGAAGATCAGCCAGAAGAAGGCGCCGCGAAGCGGGAAGCGGAAGTAGACGATGGCGAACGCCGAGAGCAGCGAGATGACGATCTTGCCGATGGCAATGCCAAGCGCCATGACCAGCGAATTGACCAGCATCGTCGCCACCGGGACGTTCACGCCGGAGAAGAGCGCCTTGGAGTAATTCTCGACAAGGTGTCCGCCGGGCAGCAGGGGCATGGGCGGGCGCGCGATGTCGGGCTGGGTCACGGTCGAGGCGACGAAGGCCAGCCAGATCGGAAAGAACACGACGAGGACGCCCAGGATCATCAGCGCATGCGTCAGCCACAGCGAACGCCCGCGCCTTTCCACCATGCCGGGGGCGGGATCGGTGCGGATATCGGGTGTGGCGGCCATCAGTAATGCACCCGTTTCTCGACGAAGCGGAACTGGATCACGGTCAGCAACCCGACGACAACCAGCAGGATCACCGATTGGGCCGCCGAAGACCCGAGATCCTGACCGACGAAACCGTCCTTGTAGACCTTGTAGACCAGGATGGTGGTTGCCTGCTGCGGGCCGCCGCTGGTGATCGTGTGGATGACGCCGAAGGTCTCGAAGAAGGCATAGACCACATTCACGACCAGCAGGAAGAAGGTGGTGGGCGACAGCAGCGGCAGAACGATGTTGAAGAAGCGCCGCCAAAATCGGGCGCCGTCGATGGCCGCAGCCTCTATCAGGGACTTCGGCACCGCCTGAAGGGCTGCAAAGAAGAACAGGAAGTTGTAGCTGATCCGGCCCCAGGAAGAGGCCACGACAACCAGCCCCATCGCCTCGGTATCGTTCAGCACATGGTTCCAGTCATAACCCAGCAGCCCGAGATACCAGGCCACGATACCGACGCGGGTGTTGAACATGAAAAGCCAGAGCACCCCGGCCACGGCGGGCGCCACCGCATAGGGCCAGATCAGCAGGGTCCGATAGGTGCCGGCCCCCTTGATCAGCCGGTCGGCGAGCACGGCGAGAAAGAGGGCAGGGACCATGGAGACCAGTGTCACGAGGGTCGAAAACACCGCGGTGGTCCAGAAGGAGGCGCGGTAATAGGGATCGGACAGCAGGTATTCGAAGTTTCCCAGACCCACGTATTGCATCGAGAGCCCGAAGGGGTCGGGAATGAAGAGAGATTGCCAGATCGCCTGTCCGGCAGGATAGAAGAAGAACACCCCCGAGATCGCGACCTGCGGTGCGATCAGCAGAAGCGGCAACAGCCAGCCCTTGAAGAAGACGCGCTTTTCCATCCTGTCCCGTC encodes:
- a CDS encoding ABC transporter transmembrane domain-containing protein, which codes for MNGRPGIERSLFSFIWTHSKRDQILLLVFTLALFPLLFLTLELPKRIINDAIGASAGVVDVLGAEIAQVNYLWLLCGAFLLSVLAHGLMKMRINTMKGVLSERMLRRLRYGLIARMLRFPSAYFQRTSQGELVSMITAETEPMGGMMGDALTQPVLQAGQMLTILFFLFLQSFWFGLAAVALIPLQAWVIPKLQRQINLMNKERIREVRSLASLIGESAAGAGTLRAHGGWRYRLAQITRQLGTLYQIRFQIYQKKFFMKFINNFIGQLTPFFFFAIGGYLVIEGAVSIGALVAALAAYKDLSAPWKELLDYYNQAADMTLRWEILQDRFTPQGMLDERLFVGEPDEIPRLDGALELDGVTVTDADGNPVLEHVSATFPAGAMIGIEAKSDEDRQAFSAVMTRELQPTMGEVRIGGQNIARLHQAVIAARIGHANSRPVLFQGSFGENALMPLRARPALSGAQALHVLGEEAIRSGNSSDALDADWLDPRLAGLETVTDLRAWWLSLIDAMGTGSAFFRRSLDQNCTEDMDPRLAGRLVEVRPKVWDAICAAGLERHVHRFDPARYNPALGVASNLFYATLRRPMDYEELAEQTRLFELLRELGQEETLLELSTDVIEMLAQIFGTDGTEHPLFRTVGLDPKLFEASARLVLDRKGQSRKPLTEAEKIMLMTLPAQLPAEQFGSGFSDRIQERVLRVRAAHAERMREELSDIFVGLDPSRIAPGLSVLENALYGMISDRAGPRAEEVRKVVSDVLDSEGLRSDVMQLIYDLQMTHAGANLPALFAEPLALSRATVKRPDILVLDQILASYDHAARAEMQKNLRALMPDTMMICLSDNFPDPDLFDIFLEIRQGRVYSPDSTEEELDEGLAGADLTRKLRALESTDLFSGLSRKQLRLLAFGAKWYSAAADEVIFHKNDDPGDGAYMILSGSAGLYDPMPDGSQDLVATVGPGRLVGELGLIRNVPRALTMKAHSDVEALRLGAEEFLAVVENDASTAYKLLQVVAGYAGR
- a CDS encoding adenylate/guanylate cyclase domain-containing protein, giving the protein MVAVAGIEGQRRQVSVLFADIVGFTETAERIGDEAAFRLIQIVSARMMEAVHSQGGSVQEFRGDGIMALFGAPTALEDAPLRACRAALRIQSMIGAVSDELEAQHGVRPQVRVGIHAGQLVVGEVGDDKRLRFTAIGDTVNLAARLEAEAEPGTIYVSDALLSLIRGQVSVTDVGARRVKGKSRAQQMYRLEATHEGVSRFDVSRTLGLTGLQERSAELSHLKNAFERACAGSYEIVHVIGEAGIGKSRLMHEFRRSLMTEENVLFLQGDCHADGAGTPFLPIVDLVRGAFGISRQDSREAVEAKLASKMDEIEFATPDALPYLMMLLSLDDEGASAPAMNADIAGQRMRDLLMELLWQASRLRKVVLFIEDLHWVDPDSEALLDRIVQMREEGLGLMLVFAFRPYHVPPWTRIGGISELRVQPLSKEGTIRLLFERLGISGLDAQMVGLAVDKVEGNPLYAEEIARFLQERGKDSLQNEGTPDAVVLPANLQNLVMDRFDRLNRDTRRMLQAASVAGRRFNGELIRKLLGLERPVEDLLAEAEQNDLVRHVEDRDTDYVFKHVLVQDAIYDTLMAAARSKLHADVGLAIEKRYEGRTDEVADTLAYHFERSDLHDKKVQYLAAAGRKNLALFSLEMAHENLSRAVELIDTRVPDVDPELHADILRHWLEVQQWRADFAKSISTFEPRIGSLRALSNTRSYPRAMSLLGVAYVQVFRFAEAEDCLREAMAIGEERQDRLTIAHACIGLMNQNCVRFSPKAFEGNRALFEKASAAVDMEKELYIRMYAEFYWAWTHSQRGDMDIAREMGIRAIEHGRSRKYPGSVGYGCIAVAFNDGYSERFESAIAYAEEGQRSSGGLIDRSISTALKGLAMALSGDGAGGLKVLQDLSRSLEGKGFLSIYNVADMPTGVAMVADGDLARGVAWIERCVTEGVALGNVHNEAMGHIVLGEIYLKLASGGERPSFSVLLKNALFLLRSIPFAKSRAIAHFDEAARIGLENDMFGIAAQALFDKAAALRALRRRAEALDVLREAKNAVGHIRWQMMSEKIEAEIAALAPKVATAVPSLALEERREVD
- the ugpA gene encoding sn-glycerol-3-phosphate ABC transporter permease UgpA — protein: MEKRVFFKGWLLPLLLIAPQVAISGVFFFYPAGQAIWQSLFIPDPFGLSMQYVGLGNFEYLLSDPYYRASFWTTAVFSTLVTLVSMVPALFLAVLADRLIKGAGTYRTLLIWPYAVAPAVAGVLWLFMFNTRVGIVAWYLGLLGYDWNHVLNDTEAMGLVVVASSWGRISYNFLFFFAALQAVPKSLIEAAAIDGARFWRRFFNIVLPLLSPTTFFLLVVNVVYAFFETFGVIHTITSGGPQQATTILVYKVYKDGFVGQDLGSSAAQSVILLVVVGLLTVIQFRFVEKRVHY
- a CDS encoding sn-glycerol-3-phosphate import ATP-binding protein UgpC; this encodes MATVDLQDVKKRFGPNEVIHGVSVDIADGEFIVIVGPSGCGKSTLLRMVAGLETVSEGEIRIGGRRVNDVEPMDRDIAMVFQNYALYPHMSVRQNMGYGLKIAGLPKTEIERKVQEAATLLQLTDYLDRRPKALSGGQRQRVAMGRAIVREPSVFLFDEPLSNLDAKLRVQMRIEIRELQAKLGVTALYVTHDQVEAMTMADRMIVMNAGVAEQIGTPLEVYERPRTLFAAQFIGSPSMNILDGVADDGVVTLGNGARLSLGTSHRGPVKLGIRPEHLTLDPNGPVEVDLHLSEPLGANTLLHGRLSGTPEPVTVSLPGVHRIEGHGSRLRLSTPSENLHLFDPGSSARLD
- a CDS encoding lipoxygenase family protein, yielding MRQTIWKVRRWFWDTISIVIFKGKKVERIPLPPRDAPGLKAIPISKRIPDIGIHNALLGDHIPKDEASAKMLWVFRFRLLMFKIFGPMQEGLPEIDADIRKAMAEAYPEKYRKLFRAPEMPAEMAGSGLPDLGLMAVASPYAGFLHRDDAGNLVWDFRDLEGLEVHEGYRPLGGRVFFEVEGRKLVATRIETPEGISRPGDAGWDRARAAALCSASTQTSLVTHFNHVHLACGEPFAIATRNEFRHDHPICRLIWPHAFGTQNSNYLVTRLQLVKGGAFETMFSLTHEALWTLFDKTYGDYRASVIVPPLDWEDRGLADLDIDTPVQDNLTELYQVMHAHAQRYIENYYASDETLRADRQVAGWLAALEHLVPNGLGTILRGEPSREGLARLIGGFIYMASVTHEFLGSYMWDYQLWVDRNPVRIRRDGRRIPVDVFQKVINGNFNLNVNRAVLMQDLSYFAVDDAGRRLFWQFEQELRALQIDMGRRPHATWRVTPDRLDANINA
- the ugpE gene encoding sn-glycerol-3-phosphate ABC transporter permease UgpE, with protein sequence MVERRGRSLWLTHALMILGVLVVFFPIWLAFVASTVTQPDIARPPMPLLPGGHLVENYSKALFSGVNVPVATMLVNSLVMALGIAIGKIVISLLSAFAIVYFRFPLRGAFFWLIFLTLMLPVEVRIVPTYEVIAGFGMLNSYSGLILPLIASATATFLFRQFFLTVPDELAEAARVDGARPMRFFWDILLPMSRTNIAALFVILFIYGWNQYLWPLLITTDPDMNTIVMGIRQMFPAGDDIADWPVIMATSILAMIPPVIVVVSMQKLFIRGLVDSEK